A region from the Thermanaeromonas toyohensis ToBE genome encodes:
- a CDS encoding ABC transporter permease: MENIWAIVGNIDFLVASLRMATPLLLAATGDIFSERTGVLNIALESMMLIGAFGSFIFAYYFGNPYVGILAAVALGALMGLNHAFFTVTLRCDQVVTAVGENIFALGVTSTLYRILLGATPIQPEAPGLPVLRIPWLSQIPGVGSLLFNQNILVYLALIMVPITYIILFHTTWGLKIRAVGEHPRAADTMGINVYLTRYICVVISSIMASLGGAALTVGGLRYFMDNMTAGRGFIAFSAVIFGRYNPWGTFVATALFGITDAFQLRMQAMGFSVPYHIFLMLPYVVTLLVLVSVIGSTVAPRSQGIPYIREER; this comes from the coding sequence TTGGAAAATATTTGGGCAATAGTTGGTAATATTGATTTTTTGGTAGCTAGCCTACGCATGGCCACTCCTCTTTTGTTGGCTGCTACAGGAGATATTTTCTCTGAACGAACTGGCGTGCTTAATATCGCTTTGGAGTCCATGATGTTAATAGGAGCCTTTGGGTCCTTTATTTTCGCCTATTATTTTGGGAATCCCTATGTAGGGATACTAGCAGCCGTTGCATTGGGAGCTCTCATGGGATTAAACCACGCTTTTTTTACTGTAACTTTACGCTGCGATCAGGTAGTTACGGCGGTGGGAGAAAATATCTTTGCTTTAGGTGTCACCAGCACCCTTTACCGCATTCTCCTAGGTGCTACTCCTATCCAGCCTGAAGCGCCCGGCTTACCGGTATTACGCATTCCTTGGCTTAGCCAGATCCCTGGGGTAGGAAGCCTTCTCTTTAACCAGAATATCTTGGTGTATCTAGCTTTAATCATGGTTCCTATCACCTATATAATCTTATTTCATACAACTTGGGGATTGAAAATCCGGGCCGTGGGGGAACATCCGCGGGCAGCTGATACCATGGGTATAAATGTATATTTAACCCGTTATATATGTGTTGTTATAAGCAGTATTATGGCTTCCTTGGGTGGAGCGGCTCTTACGGTGGGCGGTTTGAGATATTTTATGGATAATATGACTGCAGGGAGGGGTTTTATCGCCTTTTCAGCGGTGATCTTCGGCCGCTACAATCCTTGGGGAACCTTTGTAGCTACCGCGCTTTTTGGTATAACCGATGCTTTTCAATTGAGGATGCAAGCTATGGGCTTTAGCGTGCCTTACCATATATTCTTAATGCTTCCCTACGTGGTCACCTTGTTAGTTTTAGTGTCTGTAATAGGCTCCACAGTTGCGCCCCGTTCCCAAGGGATACCTTATATTCGGGAGGAACGGTAG
- a CDS encoding class I fructose-bisphosphate aldolase, protein MSNIGKVRRLKRLFRPDGRTFIVAMDHGTNAGPLPGLERPGETLTKIAASGADAVIVNYGVAREFARELASLGLILRLDIPPTVLGQGCASHLVYGVEEALRLGADAVIVNAGPGVGVEEVTLPQLAQIARQCDAWGIPLIGEISPGGFDSDPALRTLKNIQLGARIACELGVDAIKTIYHPGFEAVVKNCFVPIVVLGGARVSDDVTFLASIKSALEEGAAGVAIGRNVWGHPQPEKMARALEALIHKGATLGEAKAILQG, encoded by the coding sequence ATGAGCAATATAGGTAAAGTACGCCGGTTAAAGCGGCTGTTTCGCCCAGATGGACGTACATTTATTGTAGCTATGGACCACGGCACCAATGCAGGACCCCTTCCGGGGTTAGAAAGACCGGGGGAAACTTTGACTAAAATAGCTGCTAGCGGTGCTGATGCTGTAATTGTCAATTATGGTGTAGCCCGAGAATTTGCCCGTGAATTAGCTAGCTTAGGTTTAATTCTACGCCTTGATATACCTCCGACGGTGCTCGGACAGGGGTGTGCAAGTCACCTAGTATATGGGGTAGAAGAAGCTTTGCGCCTGGGCGCCGATGCAGTGATTGTAAACGCTGGTCCAGGTGTGGGAGTAGAAGAGGTTACTTTACCCCAGCTAGCCCAAATAGCTCGTCAATGTGATGCCTGGGGTATACCTCTTATAGGAGAGATTTCCCCTGGAGGTTTCGACAGTGATCCGGCTTTGCGCACATTAAAAAACATACAGCTTGGTGCCCGAATCGCCTGCGAATTAGGGGTAGATGCTATAAAAACTATTTACCACCCTGGGTTTGAAGCGGTGGTGAAAAACTGTTTTGTACCCATAGTAGTGCTAGGAGGGGCCAGGGTAAGCGATGATGTAACCTTTCTAGCCTCTATTAAAAGCGCCTTGGAAGAAGGGGCCGCAGGGGTAGCTATAGGGCGAAACGTTTGGGGACATCCACAGCCAGAAAAGATGGCGCGAGCCCTCGAGGCTCTTATCCATAAAGGGGCAACTTTGGGAGAAGCTAAAGCTATATTACAGGGTTAA
- a CDS encoding zinc-binding dehydrogenase, whose translation MLLLRAVITGPETIKLEEVPLRKLEPDEVLVKVRACGICTWEQRFFRGVEKSYPFLGGHEISGEVVEVGPRVAERLKIGQKVAVARLTRCGECYFCRRGMDHMCANAGNDPTPGNYWGPAGFAEYLIAKGYEIYPLADRVDFTHATLSEPLACVIRSIGRSDLRLGDTAVVLGAGVMGLLHLKLARLKGAQVIVSEPDSERREKALQLGATAAIDPFKEDIISIVKDLTAGRGVEAVFFTGGGTPALTQGIKLLAKGGTLVIYGSVYPPNPLEVNPNDLHYNEFILTGAIRHDRESFRQATALLSEGLVEVEDLISAQIPFKEIEKAFRLAIEPGTYRVVLTF comes from the coding sequence ATGCTGTTGCTCAGAGCAGTAATAACGGGACCGGAGACTATCAAGCTAGAAGAAGTTCCTTTGAGAAAATTAGAACCTGATGAGGTCTTGGTAAAGGTAAGGGCTTGTGGCATCTGTACGTGGGAGCAGCGTTTTTTCCGTGGAGTAGAAAAAAGTTATCCTTTCCTTGGCGGGCATGAGATTTCTGGGGAGGTGGTAGAGGTAGGCCCCCGCGTGGCCGAGAGGTTAAAAATAGGGCAGAAAGTAGCTGTAGCCCGGCTTACCCGGTGCGGCGAATGCTATTTCTGCCGCCGGGGGATGGATCATATGTGCGCTAATGCGGGAAATGATCCTACACCTGGTAATTATTGGGGGCCGGCCGGTTTTGCTGAGTATTTAATTGCTAAAGGATATGAAATTTATCCCTTAGCGGATAGGGTCGACTTTACCCATGCCACATTATCCGAACCTTTAGCTTGTGTTATACGGAGTATAGGCAGAAGCGACTTACGGTTAGGGGATACAGCAGTAGTTTTAGGGGCAGGAGTTATGGGTCTTTTGCATCTTAAACTAGCCAGACTTAAAGGTGCCCAGGTTATTGTAAGCGAGCCAGATAGTGAGCGAAGAGAAAAAGCTCTCCAGCTTGGAGCTACAGCTGCGATAGATCCTTTTAAGGAAGATATTATTTCTATTGTTAAAGATTTAACTGCGGGCCGGGGTGTCGAAGCTGTATTTTTTACAGGTGGAGGAACTCCCGCTTTAACCCAAGGGATAAAACTTCTCGCTAAAGGTGGCACTTTGGTAATATATGGTTCTGTCTATCCTCCTAATCCCTTAGAAGTAAATCCTAATGATCTGCATTACAACGAATTTATCCTCACAGGGGCTATAAGGCACGATAGAGAGAGCTTCCGCCAGGCTACTGCCCTGTTATCCGAAGGGTTAGTGGAGGTAGAAGACTTGATCAGCGCTCAGATTCCATTTAAAGAGATTGAAAAAGCTTTTAGATTAGCTATTGAACCGGGTACTTACCGGGTAGTGTTAACCTTCTAA
- a CDS encoding FGGY-family carbohydrate kinase, with protein MSLLLGVDIGTLGTKAVLADETGCILASGQIQHSISYPHPGWAEQDPEKEWWGEFVVLVREVLTKANVTPSAIIGISITGLVPTLCVLDREGRSLRPAILHCDNRATAELKELLENYGLEITLEQVLPKLLWLKKHEPDIYKKAHVILNPHSYIVYRLTGRKTTDFDTANIFGGIFDASSMTWKEKLCVDLGINPSLLPEPLPGTAIAGGVLPEAAHLTGLAPGTPVIVGTGDSFVTLLSAGVTQPGEMMIYLGTAGTAILVRRPLVEVASTLHISNRPSAVEFCANILTCGQALNWYKNNFFPETPEQEFFKLVETQARSLPPAAQGLYFLPHLMGRRLPYPQPLARGTLFGLTPAHHRYHIFRALLEGIAYEFKCGYLKVKEEVRRIVVTGGGAYSSLWRQIISDVLDKEIYSPLHHNTALGAAYFTGYSLGLFTDFHKMREQWNPVKDHHKPQLQASVCYRKAFNVYLKLNRILQELY; from the coding sequence TTGTCCCTTCTATTGGGAGTGGATATAGGCACCTTAGGGACTAAAGCGGTGTTAGCAGATGAAACGGGATGTATTCTGGCTTCCGGGCAAATCCAACATAGCATAAGTTATCCTCATCCGGGATGGGCAGAACAAGATCCAGAGAAAGAATGGTGGGGTGAGTTTGTGGTCTTGGTGCGGGAGGTATTAACCAAGGCTAATGTCACCCCATCAGCAATTATAGGTATAAGTATAACGGGACTGGTCCCTACCCTTTGTGTGCTGGACAGGGAGGGGCGTAGCTTAAGGCCAGCTATTCTGCATTGCGATAACCGGGCCACCGCTGAGTTAAAAGAGTTGCTAGAAAATTATGGGCTAGAAATAACTTTAGAGCAAGTCTTACCTAAGCTGTTATGGCTTAAAAAACATGAACCAGATATTTATAAAAAGGCCCATGTTATCTTAAATCCCCATAGCTATATCGTCTACCGGTTAACTGGTCGGAAAACAACAGACTTTGATACTGCCAATATTTTTGGAGGAATTTTTGATGCTAGTAGTATGACCTGGAAAGAAAAATTATGTGTTGATTTAGGTATCAACCCTAGTTTATTGCCCGAACCACTTCCTGGTACAGCTATTGCTGGTGGTGTGTTACCAGAGGCAGCTCATCTTACAGGCCTAGCTCCAGGTACCCCAGTAATTGTGGGTACAGGAGACTCTTTCGTTACTCTTTTGTCAGCTGGGGTTACACAACCTGGGGAAATGATGATTTATCTAGGTACGGCAGGGACAGCTATTTTAGTCCGGCGGCCTTTAGTTGAAGTAGCTAGCACTTTGCATATCAGTAATAGACCCTCAGCAGTAGAGTTTTGTGCCAATATCTTAACCTGCGGGCAAGCCCTTAATTGGTATAAAAATAATTTCTTTCCTGAAACTCCAGAGCAGGAATTTTTTAAGTTAGTAGAAACCCAAGCCAGATCTCTTCCTCCTGCTGCTCAAGGCCTTTATTTTTTACCCCATCTTATGGGTCGACGCTTACCTTACCCTCAGCCTTTGGCCCGGGGGACCCTTTTTGGCCTGACACCTGCTCACCACCGTTACCATATTTTTCGGGCTCTATTGGAAGGTATAGCTTATGAATTTAAATGTGGATACCTCAAGGTAAAAGAAGAAGTGCGACGGATAGTAGTAACTGGTGGCGGTGCCTACAGCTCCCTATGGCGGCAGATTATAAGTGATGTGCTAGACAAAGAGATATACTCTCCCCTCCATCATAATACAGCTTTAGGGGCCGCTTACTTTACAGGGTATTCTTTAGGCCTGTTTACCGATTTTCATAAAATGCGGGAACAATGGAATCCGGTTAAGGATCACCATAAGCCCCAACTCCAAGCTTCAGTATGTTATCGTAAAGCCTTTAATGTTTATCTAAAATTAAATCGTATTCTCCAGGAGCTTTATTAA
- a CDS encoding type II toxin-antitoxin system HicA family toxin, producing the protein MIISWRSPYERQVIVPVHAGKVLKPKTLKSILKSAGLTVDEFIVLL; encoded by the coding sequence GTGATAATCTCGTGGAGGTCACCGTATGAGCGGCAAGTTATAGTTCCTGTACATGCTGGTAAAGTCTTAAAACCTAAGACCCTTAAAAGCATTTTAAAAAGCGCAGGGTTAACAGTAGATGAATTTATAGTCTTACTCTAA
- a CDS encoding type II toxin-antitoxin system HicB family antitoxin, whose protein sequence is MEALSKLSPERLQMVLNFAQASSMNEKITRRYNVVLEWNEPDEEDPVGGYTVLVPSLPPVITQGDNKEEALANAREAITCYLEYLLLTGQPLPPNDQEGDNLVEVTV, encoded by the coding sequence ATGGAAGCACTTTCTAAGCTTTCTCCAGAGCGCTTGCAGATGGTGCTTAACTTTGCCCAGGCTTCCTCGATGAACGAGAAAATTACCCGCCGGTATAACGTGGTACTGGAATGGAATGAACCCGACGAGGAGGACCCTGTGGGTGGTTACACGGTATTAGTCCCCTCTCTTCCCCCTGTCATTACTCAAGGCGATAACAAAGAAGAAGCTCTAGCCAACGCCCGCGAGGCAATAACCTGTTACCTAGAATACCTCCTTCTAACAGGGCAACCGCTACCGCCAAACGACCAGGAAGGTGATAATCTCGTGGAGGTCACCGTATGA
- a CDS encoding LacI family DNA-binding transcriptional regulator, whose product MKVTIKEIAKRSGVSRSTVSRVISNHPNVDEETRQKVKKVMEELNYRPSRLAQGLVKGKINVVGLIIGDIRNPFYSELTRAIEDILNAEGYMVVLCDSDYNPQKEELYLRTAEELGFAGVIMTSAMETKELLQTLQSLSCPVVLLNRYLRAFETDVVSFDNYNGGYIAAEHLIKLGHRRIAILAGPNNSTSSKDRLRGYSDALRDYGLEYKEEEVTYGDLRWATGYEFGLHLLRRQERPTAVFAGNDLMALGIIQAYLDNGLKVPDDLSVVGFDDIPAAYMGAVKLTTVRQPQYEMGVEAAKLMLERIKGIPHAPKRIIFDAKLVIRESTKPII is encoded by the coding sequence ATGAAGGTTACTATTAAAGAAATTGCTAAGAGGAGTGGGGTTTCCCGATCGACTGTTTCGCGAGTCATTTCTAATCACCCTAATGTAGATGAGGAAACGAGACAAAAAGTAAAAAAAGTTATGGAAGAGTTAAATTACCGTCCCAGCCGGTTAGCACAAGGGTTAGTAAAAGGGAAAATAAACGTTGTAGGCCTAATAATTGGCGATATTCGTAATCCATTTTATTCTGAGCTTACCCGGGCAATAGAGGATATACTTAACGCTGAAGGATACATGGTGGTGTTGTGCGATAGCGATTATAATCCTCAGAAAGAAGAATTGTACTTGCGAACGGCTGAGGAATTAGGCTTTGCGGGAGTTATCATGACTTCTGCTATGGAAACAAAGGAATTACTACAGACCCTTCAAAGCCTTAGCTGTCCGGTAGTGTTGCTAAACCGTTATTTGCGAGCTTTTGAGACGGATGTCGTATCTTTTGATAATTATAATGGTGGATATATTGCGGCTGAACATCTAATTAAACTTGGGCACCGAAGAATTGCTATTTTAGCTGGACCCAATAATTCCACATCCAGTAAAGATCGTCTGAGGGGGTACAGTGATGCTTTGAGGGATTACGGACTTGAATATAAAGAAGAGGAAGTTACTTACGGTGATTTGCGTTGGGCAACTGGTTATGAATTCGGGCTTCACCTATTGAGACGACAAGAAAGGCCTACTGCTGTTTTTGCCGGGAACGATCTCATGGCTTTGGGTATAATTCAGGCTTATTTGGACAATGGGCTTAAGGTACCGGATGACCTTAGTGTGGTCGGGTTTGATGATATTCCAGCAGCGTATATGGGTGCAGTAAAGTTAACCACTGTGAGGCAGCCTCAATACGAAATGGGTGTAGAAGCGGCAAAACTAATGTTAGAGCGCATTAAAGGGATACCACATGCTCCGAAACGTATAATTTTTGATGCTAAGTTGGTAATTAGGGAAAGCACAAAACCTATTATATAA
- a CDS encoding thiolase family protein, with protein sequence MTSKEVVIVSGVRTPIGTMGGSLKDVHPTDLGAMVIREAIRRAQIEDHLVDEVIVGNVGQIAENGFIARVCSLKAGLPLETTAYSVNRQCGSGLQAINSAVQAIQTGEADVVVACGTENMNQLPYYVRNARFGYRFGHGQLEDGLLTILTWPLGPYPNGITAENVAERFHISREEQDEFALQSQRKAEAAIKAGKFVEEILPVQVTIGKETKLFSQDEHPRFGITLERLSQLKPAFKEGGTVTAGNSSGINDGAAAVVIMSHEKAKQLGIKPILAIRSQAVVGIDPDIMGVAPAPATKKAVSKAGLSLDDIDLFEINEAFASQAIAVIRELGVPPEKVNVNGGAIALGHPIGATGVILTVKLMYEMQRRGSRYGVVTMCIGGGQGIATVFERL encoded by the coding sequence ATGACTTCTAAAGAAGTTGTTATTGTAAGCGGGGTAAGGACACCTATAGGGACTATGGGAGGAAGCCTAAAAGACGTACATCCAACTGATTTAGGTGCTATGGTAATTAGAGAAGCTATCCGCCGGGCTCAAATTGAGGACCATTTAGTAGATGAAGTTATAGTAGGCAATGTAGGGCAGATAGCCGAGAATGGCTTTATTGCTCGTGTGTGTTCCTTGAAGGCTGGTCTACCGTTAGAGACTACGGCTTATTCTGTTAACCGTCAGTGCGGCTCAGGGTTGCAGGCGATTAATTCAGCCGTACAGGCTATTCAAACAGGCGAGGCTGATGTAGTTGTAGCCTGCGGTACGGAAAACATGAACCAATTACCCTATTATGTTCGGAATGCCCGTTTCGGTTATCGTTTTGGCCACGGGCAACTTGAAGATGGTTTGCTAACTATATTGACCTGGCCGCTAGGGCCCTATCCTAATGGTATTACGGCAGAAAATGTGGCGGAACGTTTCCATATTAGCCGTGAAGAACAGGATGAATTTGCGTTACAGAGTCAACGAAAGGCCGAAGCCGCAATTAAAGCAGGAAAGTTTGTCGAGGAGATTTTACCTGTACAAGTTACCATTGGTAAAGAAACCAAGCTTTTCAGTCAAGATGAACATCCTCGCTTTGGTATAACGCTAGAGCGGTTAAGCCAACTAAAACCGGCATTTAAAGAGGGTGGTACAGTTACTGCAGGCAATTCTTCCGGTATCAACGATGGTGCTGCGGCAGTAGTCATTATGTCGCATGAAAAAGCGAAGCAATTAGGGATCAAACCTATTTTAGCCATTAGAAGCCAGGCGGTAGTAGGTATTGATCCTGATATCATGGGTGTTGCCCCGGCACCGGCAACGAAAAAGGCGGTTTCTAAAGCGGGTTTAAGCCTGGATGATATAGACTTATTTGAAATAAATGAGGCTTTTGCTTCTCAGGCTATAGCCGTAATCCGCGAACTTGGTGTCCCACCAGAAAAAGTAAACGTTAATGGTGGAGCTATTGCTTTAGGGCATCCTATAGGAGCTACAGGGGTGATTTTGACTGTAAAGCTAATGTATGAGATGCAGCGTCGTGGCAGCCGTTATGGCGTTGTTACCATGTGCATAGGAGGGGGGCAGGGCATAGCTACAGTATTTGAAAGGCTCTAA
- a CDS encoding acyl CoA:acetate/3-ketoacid CoA transferase: protein MKAKFLSAKEAVSLIKDGATVATVGMTLVGMAEAILKAIEKSFLETGRPRDLTLVHSAGQSDGELGIQHLAHEGLVKRIIGSHWGLAPRWMEMITNNKVEAYCLPQGQIAQLYRSMACGLPGKMSKVGLGTFIDPRIEGGKMNRRTQSLPSLVEVMNYQGEEYLFYKAIPLDVVIIRGTTADEMGNITTEEEPMKLELLSAALAAKRFGGIVLAQVKQVAQKGTLHPKEVVVPGVFVDAIVVAENPEVDHRQTSSWVFDPAYCGDLRVPQTALEPLPLSIRKVIGRRAMLELYPGAIINLGIGIPNDVIGYIAAEEGISEDIMITVESGIYGGVPAGGIDFGIAKNTWALIEHTNQFDFYNGAGVDFAFMGAGEIDSEGNVNATKFGDRATGCGGFIDITQFAKHVVFCSTFTAQGLQVDFSEGKVRILQEGKIKKLVNRVQQISFNGMLARRKGQKVHFVTERAVFELQQEGLVLVEIAPGIDLQRDILDQMEFKPKIAPNLKIIDPAIYQEGPFGLKRLLEAK, encoded by the coding sequence ATGAAAGCCAAATTTCTTAGCGCTAAAGAGGCTGTATCGCTAATAAAAGATGGGGCTACGGTTGCCACAGTTGGTATGACTTTAGTGGGTATGGCCGAAGCTATATTGAAAGCCATTGAGAAGAGCTTTTTGGAGACTGGGAGACCCCGTGATTTAACCCTTGTCCATTCAGCAGGGCAAAGTGATGGGGAATTGGGGATCCAACATTTAGCGCATGAAGGTTTAGTCAAACGCATTATAGGTTCCCATTGGGGGCTTGCACCTCGATGGATGGAGATGATAACCAACAATAAAGTAGAAGCGTATTGCTTACCTCAAGGGCAAATTGCTCAGTTATACCGCTCTATGGCTTGTGGTCTGCCTGGAAAGATGTCTAAGGTGGGGTTAGGTACCTTCATTGATCCGCGCATAGAAGGGGGGAAAATGAATAGACGGACGCAAAGTTTGCCTTCTTTGGTCGAAGTGATGAACTACCAGGGAGAAGAATATCTCTTTTATAAAGCTATTCCTTTAGATGTAGTAATCATTCGTGGTACTACTGCAGATGAAATGGGGAACATAACTACTGAAGAAGAACCCATGAAGTTAGAGCTTTTAAGTGCAGCCTTGGCTGCTAAACGTTTTGGAGGTATTGTCTTAGCTCAGGTTAAACAAGTTGCCCAGAAGGGGACACTCCATCCCAAGGAGGTAGTAGTGCCCGGCGTCTTTGTTGATGCTATTGTGGTAGCAGAAAACCCGGAAGTAGATCACAGGCAAACTTCATCTTGGGTTTTTGACCCAGCTTATTGCGGTGACTTAAGAGTCCCTCAGACAGCCTTGGAGCCGCTTCCTTTATCCATCCGCAAGGTCATCGGTCGGCGGGCTATGCTTGAGTTATATCCGGGAGCTATAATCAACCTAGGGATCGGTATCCCCAATGATGTAATTGGCTATATCGCTGCTGAGGAAGGAATTTCAGAAGATATTATGATTACCGTGGAATCGGGTATTTATGGAGGCGTCCCGGCGGGCGGGATAGATTTTGGTATCGCTAAGAATACTTGGGCTTTAATAGAACATACCAACCAATTCGATTTTTATAACGGTGCCGGTGTAGATTTTGCCTTTATGGGTGCAGGAGAAATAGATTCGGAAGGGAATGTAAATGCTACTAAATTTGGAGATCGGGCCACGGGATGCGGTGGCTTCATCGATATTACTCAATTTGCAAAACACGTGGTTTTTTGTTCTACATTCACTGCGCAAGGATTGCAGGTAGATTTTTCTGAAGGTAAGGTGCGAATATTACAAGAGGGGAAAATCAAGAAATTGGTCAATAGAGTGCAACAGATTTCGTTTAATGGTATGCTCGCAAGAAGAAAGGGACAAAAAGTACATTTCGTTACGGAAAGAGCCGTATTTGAATTACAACAGGAAGGCCTAGTATTAGTAGAGATTGCCCCGGGTATTGATTTACAACGTGATATTCTGGATCAGATGGAATTTAAACCCAAAATTGCTCCCAACTTAAAGATAATTGATCCAGCTATTTATCAAGAGGGACCCTTTGGGTTGAAGCGCTTATTGGAAGCTAAATAG
- the fabG gene encoding 3-oxoacyl-ACP reductase FabG codes for MRLRDKVAIITGAGRGIGRAIALKLAQEGAKVVVSDIIIENAQAVAEEIKKAGGTALAIKTNIAVREEVEQLFTEAINHFGKIDILVNNAGINRDAMLHKMTDEQWDEVIAVNLTGTFYCTRQAAIYMRERGYGRIINIASASWLGNIGQANYAASKAGVVGLTKTAARELAKKGITVNAICPGFIDTDMTRGVPPKVWDLMISKIPMGRVGQPEDVANLVAFLASDEASYITGEVINVGGGMVL; via the coding sequence ATGCGTTTGAGAGATAAGGTGGCTATTATTACCGGCGCTGGACGGGGGATTGGCCGAGCGATCGCCCTTAAGCTGGCTCAAGAAGGAGCTAAAGTAGTGGTTAGCGATATTATTATAGAAAATGCTCAAGCTGTCGCCGAGGAGATTAAAAAAGCAGGGGGGACCGCTCTGGCGATAAAAACTAATATTGCTGTACGGGAGGAGGTGGAACAGCTCTTCACGGAGGCCATCAATCACTTTGGGAAGATAGATATCCTTGTTAACAATGCTGGCATTAACCGTGATGCTATGTTGCACAAAATGACAGATGAACAATGGGATGAAGTCATTGCTGTAAACCTGACGGGTACTTTTTATTGTACCCGCCAGGCGGCTATTTATATGCGAGAACGAGGTTATGGTCGCATCATTAACATCGCTTCTGCCAGTTGGTTGGGCAATATAGGCCAGGCCAATTATGCGGCTTCTAAAGCAGGAGTTGTAGGACTAACTAAAACAGCTGCAAGAGAACTTGCCAAAAAAGGTATTACTGTTAATGCCATTTGCCCGGGGTTCATCGATACTGATATGACTAGAGGGGTGCCCCCAAAAGTCTGGGATCTCATGATTAGTAAAATTCCTATGGGACGTGTGGGACAACCGGAAGATGTGGCAAATTTAGTGGCTTTTCTGGCTTCTGACGAGGCCAGTTATATAACGGGTGAGGTTATAAATGTCGGCGGTGGCATGGTTTTATGA
- a CDS encoding aconitase X, whose translation MYLTDEEKAMLDGNEGEAVKLAMEILVTAGESLGAQRLIPVSSAHIVLAMYKSIYDAGVEVCEKFAALGGKFKIPTTLDPCGMDTENWEEFKTPHEYASKQIRVMKAYKEMGAIPVWTCTPYFTGNLPRFGEHVAWTESSAVAFINSVLGARSNRETAVLDICAGLTGRVPEHGLHLDENRKGEVLIHLQLGNRALASWEYPVLGYYLGKTLGSQIGVVEGMKGHPSNDDLKAMMAAAAASGSLALIHIVGITPEAPTTKIAFGGRPISSELEVTEDILAKTREEMCTKDTGNIDLVAVGCPHYSIGEIERVVRLLHGRRIHPNTEFWVYTNKNTAVMAERMGFRQALKESGVRLVLETCMLISPIETWGFKTIMTDSGKCAYYAPMQCKADVIFGSIEECVESAVSGRLLREGGKRL comes from the coding sequence ATGTATCTAACAGACGAAGAAAAAGCGATGCTTGACGGTAACGAAGGGGAAGCAGTTAAATTGGCAATGGAAATATTAGTTACAGCGGGTGAAAGCTTAGGCGCTCAACGCCTAATACCCGTAAGCAGTGCTCACATTGTTTTGGCTATGTATAAAAGTATATATGATGCCGGGGTTGAAGTGTGTGAGAAGTTTGCAGCTCTAGGTGGCAAGTTTAAGATACCAACAACTTTAGATCCTTGTGGGATGGATACAGAAAACTGGGAGGAATTTAAAACTCCCCATGAGTACGCTAGCAAGCAGATAAGAGTAATGAAGGCTTATAAGGAAATGGGAGCTATACCGGTGTGGACCTGTACTCCTTATTTTACAGGTAATTTACCTCGTTTCGGTGAACATGTGGCGTGGACTGAATCATCTGCAGTAGCATTTATAAATTCAGTATTAGGAGCTCGTTCAAACAGGGAGACGGCAGTGCTAGATATTTGCGCCGGTCTTACTGGGCGAGTACCGGAACATGGTCTGCATCTTGATGAGAATCGGAAAGGGGAGGTTTTAATACACCTCCAACTAGGTAATCGAGCGTTGGCTAGCTGGGAATACCCGGTTTTAGGCTACTACCTGGGCAAGACCCTTGGAAGCCAGATAGGTGTCGTTGAAGGGATGAAAGGCCATCCTTCAAATGATGATTTAAAAGCCATGATGGCTGCTGCTGCAGCCTCGGGTTCCTTAGCTCTAATTCATATAGTTGGGATAACTCCTGAGGCTCCAACTACCAAGATTGCCTTCGGGGGCCGCCCTATTTCAAGTGAGTTGGAAGTAACAGAAGATATTTTGGCTAAGACAAGAGAAGAAATGTGTACAAAGGATACTGGTAATATTGACTTGGTAGCAGTTGGTTGTCCCCATTATAGTATTGGCGAAATTGAACGTGTGGTAAGGCTACTTCATGGACGTCGCATTCATCCTAACACCGAATTTTGGGTTTATACCAATAAGAACACAGCTGTGATGGCCGAAAGAATGGGATTCCGTCAAGCATTAAAAGAATCGGGAGTTCGTCTAGTATTGGAAACGTGTATGCTGATTTCGCCGATTGAAACATGGGGTTTTAAAACTATTATGACAGATTCAGGTAAGTGCGCTTATTATGCACCTATGCAGTGCAAGGCAGACGTAATCTTTGGTAGTATAGAAGAGTGTGTCGAAAGTGCTGTCTCTGGCCGATTGTTAAGGGAAGGGGGCAAAAGACTTTGA